The following are from one region of the Corallincola holothuriorum genome:
- the glpG gene encoding rhomboid family intramembrane serine protease GlpG encodes MIEIATLSSPRAAQAFVDYLATQSIACQLRPEGQGVMLLLHDPGQESHVRSELQKFVENPSHPRYMAASWERSDNAGVRFDYGAPGTGLMRNFLLHAGPVNLIVLAICAVVFLFSFLGMLGYVRYWLQFFPSIDALTGWQQWRWLTPAFIHFSFMHLIMNALWWWYLGGQLEQKEGSRPLLILFLLTAALPNFAQFLLSGPNFGGLSGVVYGLFGYVWVRGMMAPTVGLSLTPGLTGFMLIWLVIGFLGWFGPPMANMAHFGGLLVGAGYAATRSINKKGLAE; translated from the coding sequence GTGATAGAAATCGCCACGTTATCTTCTCCCCGTGCTGCCCAAGCCTTCGTTGATTATCTAGCTACCCAAAGCATTGCTTGCCAGTTGCGACCGGAAGGGCAGGGGGTAATGCTGTTGTTGCACGATCCGGGGCAAGAATCCCATGTTCGTAGTGAGCTACAGAAATTTGTCGAAAACCCGAGTCATCCGCGCTATATGGCAGCGTCGTGGGAGCGCAGTGATAACGCTGGCGTGCGGTTTGATTACGGTGCACCCGGCACCGGTTTGATGCGTAATTTTCTGCTCCATGCTGGGCCGGTCAACCTGATTGTTTTGGCTATCTGCGCTGTTGTTTTCCTGTTCTCTTTCTTAGGTATGCTGGGCTATGTCCGGTATTGGCTGCAGTTCTTTCCTTCCATCGACGCATTGACAGGGTGGCAGCAATGGCGCTGGTTAACGCCGGCGTTTATCCATTTCAGTTTTATGCACCTGATTATGAATGCGCTGTGGTGGTGGTATCTGGGAGGACAGCTGGAACAGAAAGAGGGAAGCCGGCCGCTGTTGATACTGTTTCTATTAACTGCCGCGCTGCCAAACTTCGCTCAATTTCTATTGAGTGGCCCCAACTTTGGTGGTTTGTCAGGGGTGGTTTATGGTTTGTTTGGTTATGTTTGGGTACGCGGAATGATGGCACCAACAGTGGGATTGTCACTGACCCCCGGGCTCACGGGGTTTATGTTGATATGGTTGGTGATCGGTTTTCTCGGTTGGTTTGGTCCGCCGATGGCTAATATGGCGCATTTCGGTGGCTTGCTGGTGGGCGCTGGCTATGCGGCGACTCGTAGTATCAATAAAAAAGGCTTGGCGGAATAA
- a CDS encoding glycine C-acetyltransferase, with the protein MNQPFYDRLQQQLKDVTEQGLYKHERVITSAQQPSMAVAGGQEVINFCANNYLGLANHPRLIGAAKSALDSHGFGMASVRFICGTQDLHKQLETELAAFLGMEDAILYSSCFDANGGLFETLLGPNDAIISDALNHASIIDGVRLCKAKRFRYSNNDMAELEQCLQQADAAGVETKLIATDGVFSMDGVIADLASICDLADKYNALVMVDDSHAVGFVGEQGRGSHEYCDVMARVDIITGTLGKAMGGASGGYTAARKEVIDWLRQRSRPYLFSNSLAPAIVGASLEVLQLLKESAELRQQVKQNAAYFREKMAAAGFTLAGADHAIVPVMLGDAKLASTMADKMLERGVYVIGFSFPVVPQNKARIRTQMSAAHTQQQLDQAIAAFIEVGKELKVIP; encoded by the coding sequence ATGAATCAACCATTTTACGATCGACTTCAGCAACAACTAAAAGACGTCACCGAGCAGGGCTTATACAAGCATGAGCGGGTGATCACCAGTGCGCAACAGCCGTCGATGGCGGTGGCTGGTGGACAAGAGGTGATTAACTTCTGCGCCAATAACTACCTCGGCTTGGCCAATCATCCTCGGTTGATTGGTGCGGCGAAATCCGCGCTTGATAGCCATGGTTTTGGTATGGCTTCGGTGCGTTTCATTTGTGGTACGCAAGATCTGCATAAGCAGTTAGAAACCGAACTTGCCGCTTTTCTGGGGATGGAAGATGCGATCCTGTATAGCTCCTGTTTCGATGCCAACGGCGGCTTGTTTGAAACCCTGTTGGGGCCAAACGACGCCATTATTTCTGATGCCCTGAACCATGCATCGATCATTGATGGGGTGCGACTGTGTAAGGCTAAACGCTTCCGTTATAGCAACAATGATATGGCGGAGCTGGAGCAGTGCCTACAGCAGGCGGATGCCGCGGGTGTTGAAACCAAACTGATCGCCACCGATGGCGTCTTTTCCATGGACGGTGTGATCGCTGATCTGGCGAGCATTTGTGATTTGGCAGACAAGTACAATGCGCTGGTGATGGTGGATGACTCCCATGCCGTTGGTTTTGTCGGTGAGCAGGGACGCGGCAGTCATGAGTATTGTGATGTGATGGCGCGTGTCGACATTATTACCGGCACTCTGGGTAAAGCGATGGGCGGTGCTTCTGGCGGTTATACGGCCGCGCGTAAAGAGGTGATCGATTGGCTGCGTCAGCGTTCACGTCCCTACCTATTTTCTAACTCCCTAGCGCCCGCCATTGTCGGCGCTTCATTGGAAGTACTGCAACTACTAAAAGAGAGTGCCGAACTGCGTCAGCAGGTAAAGCAGAATGCAGCGTATTTCCGTGAAAAAATGGCCGCTGCGGGCTTTACCTTAGCTGGCGCTGATCATGCCATCGTGCCGGTGATGCTAGGGGATGCCAAGTTGGCGAGCACTATGGCTGACAAGATGCTGGAGCGCGGCGTCTATGTGATTGGTTTTTCATTCCCGGTGGTGCCTCAGAACAAGGCGCGCATTCGAACGCAAATGTCGGCGGCGCATACCCAGCAACAACTTGATCAGGCGATCGCGGCATTTATTGAAGTGGGTAAAGAGTTGAAGGTGATCCCATGA
- the tdh gene encoding L-threonine 3-dehydrogenase: MRGLAKLKAAPGIWMTEAPLPELGHNDLLIKIRKTAICGTDLHIYKWDEWSQNTIPVPMIVGHEYVGEVVAMGQEVRGFSEGDRVSGEGHITCGHCRNCRAGRRHLCRNTVGVGVNRQGAFADYLVIPAYNAFKIPTGISDELASIFDPFGNAVHTALSFDLVGEDVLITGAGPIGIMAVAIARHCGARHVVITDVNDYRLNLAAQMGASRVVNVAKESLSDVMVELGMTEGFDVGMEMSGVPSAFSAMLDKMNHGGKIALLGIPPSDMAIDWNQVIFKGLEIKGIYGREMFETWYKMASLLQSGLDISPVITHRFDINDFQLGFDAMVSGQCGKVILDWSD, translated from the coding sequence ATGCGAGGATTAGCCAAGCTCAAAGCGGCACCTGGGATCTGGATGACCGAGGCACCGTTACCTGAATTGGGACATAACGACCTGCTGATTAAGATCCGGAAAACAGCGATTTGCGGTACCGATCTGCATATCTATAAGTGGGATGAGTGGTCGCAGAACACCATCCCTGTGCCAATGATTGTTGGCCATGAGTATGTTGGTGAAGTCGTTGCTATGGGCCAAGAGGTACGTGGCTTTAGCGAGGGCGATCGTGTTTCGGGAGAGGGACATATTACTTGTGGTCACTGTCGAAATTGCCGCGCCGGCCGTCGTCACTTATGCCGAAATACCGTAGGTGTCGGCGTGAATAGGCAGGGGGCATTCGCTGATTATCTGGTGATCCCTGCTTATAACGCATTCAAGATCCCTACAGGGATCAGTGATGAATTGGCGTCTATCTTCGACCCATTCGGTAACGCCGTGCATACCGCGCTAAGTTTCGATTTAGTTGGCGAAGATGTACTTATTACCGGCGCAGGCCCGATCGGCATCATGGCGGTGGCGATAGCCCGCCATTGTGGTGCTCGTCATGTGGTGATCACCGATGTGAATGATTATCGTCTGAATCTGGCGGCGCAGATGGGGGCGAGTCGGGTAGTCAATGTGGCGAAAGAATCATTGTCTGATGTGATGGTTGAGCTGGGTATGACCGAAGGTTTTGATGTCGGTATGGAGATGTCGGGTGTGCCAAGTGCCTTTTCCGCGATGCTGGACAAGATGAACCATGGCGGCAAAATTGCGTTGTTGGGGATCCCGCCATCGGACATGGCTATCGATTGGAATCAGGTGATCTTCAAAGGGCTTGAAATCAAAGGTATTTATGGTCGAGAGATGTTCGAGACCTGGTACAAAATGGCTAGCCTGTTGCAGTCTGGTTTGGATATTTCGCCGGTGATCACCCATCGTTTTGATATCAATGATTTTCAGCTTGGCTTCGATGCCATGGTCTCTGGTCAATGTGGCAAGGTGATCCTGGATTGGAGCGACTGA
- a CDS encoding chorismate--pyruvate lyase family protein, translating into MSKQELSRHFPFGLTTQWSPIKQQDLHSVRMADWLLDSTSLTARLKRHCQDFSVRVLGESYLALSADEQSQLATADSEGFVREVILFCDDKPWVFARTVVPLATLSQGQELQQLGERPLGALLFATPGMVRDAVEVTHLAADHPLSKSALLWGADKQRDLWGRRSRFLLPAGALLVSEMFLPDCAAYVEE; encoded by the coding sequence GTGAGCAAGCAAGAGTTATCTCGCCATTTTCCTTTCGGTCTTACGACCCAATGGAGCCCCATAAAACAACAAGATCTGCACTCCGTGCGGATGGCTGACTGGTTGTTGGATAGCACCTCATTAACGGCCCGTTTGAAGCGACATTGTCAGGATTTCTCTGTCCGTGTGTTAGGGGAGTCTTATCTGGCTTTGAGCGCGGATGAACAGTCACAACTAGCAACCGCTGACAGCGAAGGGTTTGTCCGTGAAGTTATCCTGTTTTGTGATGATAAACCTTGGGTCTTTGCTCGCACGGTGGTGCCGTTAGCTACCCTGTCTCAGGGACAAGAGCTACAGCAACTTGGTGAGCGGCCGTTGGGTGCCTTATTGTTTGCCACGCCGGGTATGGTGCGAGATGCCGTTGAGGTGACTCATTTAGCGGCAGATCATCCGCTGTCTAAATCGGCCCTGCTGTGGGGCGCAGATAAGCAAAGGGATCTGTGGGGACGACGCTCCCGTTTTTTGTTGCCTGCAGGTGCTTTGCTGGTCAGCGAAATGTTTTTACCCGACTGTGCTGCCTATGTTGAGGAGTAA
- the ubiA gene encoding 4-hydroxybenzoate octaprenyltransferase — MEIAQKLSAYGRLMRVDRPIGTLLLLWPTLWALLIAAQGVPEWHLLVVFGLGVFLMRSAGCVINDFADRNFDGYVTRTQQRPLVTGEASAKEALGLFFVLSFFAFLLVLTLNTFTIVLSVGGLVLAACYPFTKRFTNLPQVVLGAAFSWAIPMAFAAVLGEVPRYAWWLFAANLSWTVAYDTLYAMVDRDDDEKVGIKSTARLFGHYDLLAIGVLQSMTLLLLALLFTELDLGWAAWLSLLIAALLFISQQVQVKARERNACFQAFLANNRVGWVLSLGLLTSYLM, encoded by the coding sequence GTGGAGATTGCGCAGAAGCTATCGGCCTATGGACGTCTGATGCGAGTGGATCGTCCTATTGGCACTTTATTACTGCTTTGGCCGACGTTGTGGGCTTTACTGATTGCGGCTCAAGGTGTGCCAGAGTGGCACCTACTGGTGGTATTTGGCTTGGGTGTGTTCTTGATGCGCTCGGCTGGATGTGTAATTAACGATTTTGCCGACAGAAACTTTGATGGGTATGTGACGCGCACCCAACAACGGCCGTTGGTAACGGGCGAAGCCAGCGCAAAAGAGGCGTTGGGACTGTTCTTTGTGCTGTCGTTTTTTGCTTTCTTATTAGTGCTGACACTGAATACTTTTACCATCGTATTAAGTGTCGGTGGTCTGGTACTTGCTGCTTGTTACCCCTTTACTAAGCGCTTTACTAACCTTCCGCAGGTGGTGTTAGGTGCCGCCTTTAGCTGGGCGATACCCATGGCATTTGCAGCCGTTCTCGGAGAAGTCCCGCGCTATGCTTGGTGGTTGTTTGCCGCCAATCTGAGCTGGACGGTGGCTTATGACACCCTATACGCCATGGTTGATCGGGATGATGATGAGAAGGTCGGGATCAAGTCGACTGCGCGACTGTTTGGGCATTACGATTTGCTGGCGATCGGTGTATTGCAAAGTATGACTTTACTCTTGCTAGCCTTGCTATTCACAGAGCTGGATTTAGGTTGGGCTGCCTGGTTAAGTCTACTAATTGCCGCACTCTTGTTTATTTCTCAACAAGTACAGGTCAAAGCGCGAGAGAGGAATGCTTGCTTTCAAGCATTCCTCGCTAACAACCGGGTCGGATGGGTACTTTCTTTAGGATTGTTGACCAGCTATCTGATGTAG
- a CDS encoding flagellar basal body-associated protein FliL, producing MKCRQLLMAICISLVMSLSSKVALADDSTFMYYGFEPDIITNYLSTGKKVGFVRVTIELMAQGETNLKIIEHHAPLLRAALVDVLGRQPEDRVKSLAGREEIRKLCFNTVNQLLKKETGQELATELLFTKYIYH from the coding sequence GTGAAATGTCGGCAACTACTTATGGCCATCTGTATCAGCTTAGTGATGAGCCTGTCGTCAAAAGTGGCGTTGGCAGATGACAGTACTTTTATGTATTACGGCTTCGAGCCTGACATCATTACCAACTACCTGAGCACAGGAAAGAAAGTTGGCTTTGTTCGAGTAACCATCGAGTTGATGGCTCAAGGCGAAACCAATCTGAAGATCATTGAGCATCACGCTCCCTTACTGCGTGCCGCTCTGGTTGATGTATTGGGTCGCCAGCCTGAAGACAGGGTTAAATCGTTAGCCGGACGCGAAGAGATCCGTAAGCTGTGCTTTAACACCGTCAATCAACTGCTGAAAAAGGAAACCGGTCAAGAGCTGGCAACCGAATTACTGTTTACCAAATATATTTATCACTAA
- the glpE gene encoding thiosulfate sulfurtransferase GlpE, with amino-acid sequence MSEFQHIDVMQTQQLLDADEATVVDIRDENSFAAGHIQGSVHLTNGSLSNFMADADFDRPLIVVCYHGISSQGAAQYMAQQGFEQVYSMDGGFEAWRRQLPYVAPDPDDAPIAP; translated from the coding sequence ATGAGCGAGTTTCAACATATCGATGTTATGCAAACCCAACAACTGCTGGATGCCGATGAGGCGACCGTGGTTGATATCCGTGATGAAAACAGCTTCGCTGCGGGCCATATTCAAGGATCTGTTCATCTTACCAACGGTTCATTGTCGAACTTTATGGCCGACGCTGATTTTGACCGTCCACTGATTGTGGTTTGCTATCACGGTATCAGTAGCCAAGGGGCTGCGCAGTATATGGCACAGCAGGGTTTCGAGCAGGTGTATAGCATGGATGGTGGTTTTGAAGCGTGGCGTCGCCAGTTGCCCTATGTGGCGCCCGATCCTGATGACGCGCCAATCGCTCCTTAG